The following proteins are co-located in the Microbacterium sp. SORGH_AS_0888 genome:
- a CDS encoding aminopeptidase P family protein, protein MSDTTTQAEKDAATTTNRRQPFPQGFLDTISNGWAPRPDEAVAPREQAAYTARRRAAVSAAFPGRRLVVPAGELKVRSNDTDYPFRAHSAFSHLTGWAADSEPGAVLVFDPTSDGHVVTLYFRERADRTTPEFYADATIGEFWIGPRPSRAAVAIDLGLDTAHIDSFSAGPDDLVVGEDAELTRFVSELRLVKDEYEISELRHAVAVTADGFDDIVANLDRIVAHPRGERLVEGVFRTRARSDGNGEGYDTIAAAGAHACYLHWTRNDGPVAGGDLILIDAGAEVDSLYTADVTRTIPVSGTFSEVQRRVYETVREAADAGFAAARPGARFREIHEAAMGVIARRTAEWGLLPVTAEEALDADRGGQHRRYMVHGTSHHLGIDVHDCAQARREMYYDGILEPGMVFTIEPGLYFQADDLTVPEELRGIGVRIEDDVLMTADGPVNLSAGIPRTADEVEAWVRRRRG, encoded by the coding sequence ATGAGCGACACCACGACGCAGGCGGAGAAGGATGCGGCGACCACGACGAACCGCAGACAGCCCTTCCCCCAGGGTTTCCTCGACACGATCTCGAACGGCTGGGCACCACGGCCCGACGAGGCCGTCGCACCCCGGGAGCAGGCGGCGTACACAGCCCGGCGCCGCGCCGCCGTCTCCGCGGCGTTCCCCGGTCGGCGGCTGGTCGTCCCGGCCGGCGAGCTGAAGGTGCGCAGCAACGACACCGACTATCCGTTCCGTGCTCACTCCGCCTTCTCCCACCTCACGGGATGGGCGGCCGACAGCGAGCCGGGCGCCGTGCTGGTGTTCGACCCGACCTCCGACGGACACGTCGTGACGCTCTACTTCCGCGAGCGGGCCGACCGCACGACGCCGGAGTTCTACGCCGACGCCACGATCGGCGAGTTCTGGATCGGGCCGCGCCCCTCGCGCGCTGCCGTCGCGATCGATCTCGGTCTGGACACCGCGCACATCGACTCCTTCTCGGCGGGACCGGACGATCTGGTCGTCGGCGAGGACGCCGAGCTCACCCGCTTCGTCTCGGAGCTCCGGCTCGTGAAGGACGAGTACGAGATCTCCGAGCTGCGCCACGCCGTCGCCGTCACCGCGGACGGTTTCGACGACATCGTCGCGAACCTCGACCGGATCGTCGCGCATCCGCGCGGCGAACGCCTCGTCGAGGGCGTCTTCCGTACCCGCGCGCGCAGCGACGGCAACGGCGAGGGCTACGACACGATCGCCGCGGCGGGTGCGCACGCCTGCTACCTGCACTGGACCCGCAACGACGGCCCCGTCGCGGGCGGCGACCTGATCCTCATCGATGCGGGCGCCGAGGTCGACAGCCTCTACACCGCAGACGTGACACGCACGATCCCGGTCTCCGGCACGTTCTCCGAGGTGCAGCGACGGGTCTACGAGACCGTCCGCGAGGCCGCCGACGCGGGTTTCGCCGCGGCACGTCCCGGCGCGCGGTTCCGCGAGATCCACGAGGCCGCCATGGGAGTCATCGCCCGCCGCACGGCCGAGTGGGGACTCCTGCCGGTCACGGCCGAGGAAGCCCTCGACGCCGACCGCGGCGGTCAGCACCGGCGCTACATGGTGCACGGCACCAGCCACCACCTCGGCATCGACGTGCACGACTGCGCCCAGGCCCGACGCGAGATGTACTACGACGGCATCCTCGAGCCGGGCATGGTCTTCACGATCGAGCCCGGCCTGTACTTCCAAGCCGACGACCTGACGGTTCCGGAGGAGCTGCGGGGCATCGGCGTCCGCATCGAGGACGACGTGCTCATGACCGCCGACGGGCCCGTGAACCTGTCCGCCGGCATCCCGCGGACCGCCGACGAGGTCGAGGCCTGGGTGAGGCGTCGACGCGGCTGA
- a CDS encoding endonuclease/exonuclease/phosphatase family protein, with translation MLRLLGTLVTVVAAIAAAVLTWPGFFRVGQVFPVTQVIAFRGVVTAAFGLLLLLCLLLAAVRRLRRFLLSLAFVMAVAVVANLVVLAGRGLGNATLPDKTDGSIRVMTWNTAGDATSAQTIAQTAVAMRADVVSLPETTIDTGAAVAVAMRELGQPMWAYHTEYGVDGWAADSTTLLISPGMGDYAVVASAQDGTSNTSTVPSVVAMPTNGSGPIIVAAHAVAPRQSAMADWRHDLRWLADQCAADDVIMAGDFNATLDHMAGLGTDGGTLGRCTDAAATSGTGAVGTWPTSLPALAGAPVDHVLTTSAWRSTGSVVLSSLDGSGSDHRPLVVQLDRTG, from the coding sequence GTGCTTCGCCTGCTCGGGACCCTCGTGACCGTGGTGGCGGCGATCGCGGCGGCCGTCCTCACCTGGCCGGGCTTCTTCCGCGTCGGGCAGGTCTTCCCGGTCACCCAGGTCATCGCGTTCCGCGGCGTGGTGACGGCGGCGTTCGGCCTGCTCCTGCTGCTGTGCCTGCTGCTGGCCGCGGTCCGCCGTCTCCGCCGCTTCCTCCTGTCCCTCGCCTTCGTGATGGCCGTCGCGGTCGTCGCCAACCTGGTGGTGCTCGCCGGCCGCGGGCTCGGCAACGCGACCCTGCCGGACAAGACGGACGGCAGCATCCGGGTGATGACCTGGAACACCGCCGGCGACGCGACCTCCGCACAGACCATCGCGCAGACCGCCGTCGCCATGCGCGCCGACGTCGTGAGCCTGCCGGAGACGACGATCGACACCGGTGCCGCCGTCGCGGTCGCGATGCGCGAGCTCGGCCAGCCGATGTGGGCGTACCACACCGAGTACGGCGTCGACGGCTGGGCCGCCGACTCGACGACGCTGCTCATCTCGCCGGGAATGGGCGACTACGCCGTCGTCGCCTCCGCGCAGGACGGCACGAGCAACACCTCGACCGTGCCCTCCGTCGTCGCGATGCCCACGAACGGCTCGGGCCCGATCATCGTGGCGGCGCACGCGGTCGCTCCACGCCAGTCGGCGATGGCGGACTGGCGCCACGATCTGCGCTGGCTCGCGGACCAGTGCGCGGCGGACGACGTCATCATGGCGGGCGACTTCAACGCCACGCTCGACCACATGGCGGGACTCGGAACCGATGGGGGCACGCTCGGACGCTGCACGGATGCGGCCGCGACCAGCGGAACCGGCGCCGTCGGCACCTGGCCGACCTCTCTGCCCGCGCTCGCGGGCGCACCGGTCGACCACGTGCTGACGACATCCGCGTGGCGGAGCACGGGGTCGGTCGTGCTGTCCTCGCTCGACGGCTCCGGCAGCGACCACCGGCCGCTCGTCGTCCAGCTCGACCGCACCGGCTGA
- a CDS encoding PHP domain-containing protein codes for MDGGAGERRRFDGPGDLHLHSLCSDGTEPPEQVVAAAHRHGVRTLSLTDHDTTAGWAEAAAAAVALGVTLIPGMELSARHEWRSVHLLAYLFDPEDAALRAEMDRIRSARLGRAERIVANISRDYDLTWDDVLAQTSGDATVGRPHIADALVARGLAADRTAAFAGILHPREPYYEPHYAPEAERAVELVAAAGGVPVVAHPATAGRDRMMPPAVFERLIERGLRGVEIGHRENTAEGRRVLAEMARRHDLIVTGSSDYHGLGKPNVPGENTTTDDMIARIIEAGRGSAPVYP; via the coding sequence GTGGATGGCGGTGCGGGCGAGAGACGGCGGTTCGACGGCCCGGGGGACCTTCACCTCCACTCGCTCTGCTCCGACGGCACGGAACCGCCCGAGCAGGTGGTTGCGGCGGCGCACCGACACGGCGTGCGCACGCTCTCGCTGACCGACCACGACACGACCGCGGGATGGGCGGAGGCAGCGGCCGCCGCTGTGGCACTCGGGGTCACCCTCATTCCCGGCATGGAGCTCTCCGCGCGCCACGAGTGGCGCAGCGTGCACCTGCTCGCCTATCTCTTCGACCCGGAGGACGCCGCGCTGCGGGCGGAGATGGACCGCATCCGGTCCGCACGTCTCGGCCGCGCCGAGCGCATCGTCGCGAACATCTCGCGCGACTACGACCTCACCTGGGACGATGTCCTGGCGCAGACGAGCGGGGACGCCACGGTGGGCAGGCCCCACATCGCCGACGCCCTCGTCGCGCGCGGGCTCGCCGCCGATCGGACGGCGGCGTTCGCCGGCATCCTGCATCCGCGAGAGCCGTACTACGAGCCGCATTACGCCCCCGAGGCGGAGCGCGCGGTCGAGCTCGTCGCCGCCGCCGGCGGTGTGCCCGTCGTCGCGCACCCGGCGACCGCAGGGCGTGACCGGATGATGCCGCCCGCCGTGTTCGAACGGCTCATCGAGCGCGGCCTCCGCGGAGTCGAGATCGGGCATCGTGAGAACACCGCGGAAGGCCGTCGTGTGCTCGCCGAGATGGCGCGCCGCCACGACCTCATCGTCACCGGGTCGAGCGACTACCACGGTCTCGGAAAGCCGAACGTGCCGGGCGAGAACACGACGACCGACGACATGATCGCCCGCATCATCGAGGCGGGACGCGGAAGCGCCCCCGTCTATCCGTGA
- a CDS encoding DEAD/DEAH box helicase, with amino-acid sequence MTTFAELGVDQDIVDVLAGKGIIDAFPIQEQTIPLSLPGQDIIGQAKTGTGKTFGFGIPVVQRLGPTPEPGVKALIVVPTRELAVQVYEDMDLLAQGRPTSVVAIYGGKAYEGQIEQLQAGAQIVVGTPGRLIDLAGQRLLDLSHATEVVLDEADKMLDLGFLPDIEKIFAKVPPVRHTQLFSATMPGPIVALARRFMSNPIHIRANDPDEGLTQANIKHLVYRAHSLDKDEVVARILQAEGRGKTVVFTRTKRAAQKLVDELNDRGFNAGAVHGDMSQEARERSMAAFKAGKRDVLIATDVAARGIDVDDVTHVINHTIPDDEKTYLHRAGRTGRAGKTGIAVTFVDWDDLHKWALINRALEFGQPEPVETYSSSPHLYADLGIPEGTKGRLTKAPQTAAVATTDAAARAPRRRRRGSSEQPAASAPAERTEGAGTHDGGGAQHQDGKPAPARRRRRRRSSAGGAPAAGA; translated from the coding sequence GTGACGACCTTCGCCGAACTCGGCGTCGACCAGGACATCGTCGACGTCCTCGCAGGAAAGGGCATCATCGATGCCTTCCCGATCCAGGAGCAGACGATCCCGCTGTCCCTCCCCGGACAGGACATCATCGGCCAGGCAAAGACGGGAACGGGCAAGACCTTCGGGTTCGGCATCCCGGTCGTGCAGCGGCTGGGCCCCACCCCGGAGCCCGGCGTGAAGGCGCTGATCGTGGTCCCCACCCGCGAGCTCGCGGTCCAGGTCTACGAGGACATGGACCTGCTCGCCCAGGGGCGCCCGACGAGCGTCGTCGCCATCTACGGCGGCAAGGCGTACGAGGGCCAGATCGAGCAGCTGCAGGCGGGCGCGCAGATCGTCGTCGGCACTCCGGGACGCCTCATCGACCTCGCCGGACAGCGGCTGCTCGACCTCTCGCACGCGACGGAGGTCGTGCTCGACGAGGCCGACAAGATGCTCGACCTCGGGTTCCTGCCCGACATCGAGAAGATCTTCGCGAAGGTTCCCCCGGTCCGCCACACCCAGCTGTTCAGCGCCACCATGCCGGGCCCGATCGTCGCGCTCGCACGCCGGTTCATGTCGAACCCGATCCACATCCGCGCGAACGACCCCGACGAGGGCCTCACGCAGGCGAACATCAAGCACCTCGTCTACCGCGCCCACTCGCTCGACAAGGACGAGGTCGTCGCCCGGATCCTGCAGGCGGAGGGCCGCGGCAAGACCGTCGTGTTCACACGTACCAAGCGCGCCGCTCAGAAGCTCGTCGACGAGCTCAACGACCGCGGCTTCAACGCGGGCGCCGTCCACGGCGACATGAGCCAGGAGGCGCGTGAACGGTCGATGGCGGCCTTCAAGGCCGGCAAGCGCGACGTTCTGATCGCCACGGATGTCGCGGCCCGCGGCATCGACGTCGACGACGTCACACACGTCATCAACCACACGATCCCGGACGACGAGAAGACCTATCTCCACCGCGCCGGGCGCACGGGTCGCGCGGGAAAGACAGGCATCGCGGTCACGTTCGTGGACTGGGACGACCTGCACAAATGGGCTCTCATCAACCGTGCGCTCGAGTTCGGGCAGCCCGAGCCCGTCGAGACCTACTCGTCCAGCCCGCACCTCTACGCCGATCTCGGCATCCCCGAAGGCACCAAGGGACGACTGACGAAGGCCCCGCAGACCGCGGCCGTCGCCACGACGGACGCGGCGGCGCGCGCGCCCCGCCGCCGTCGCCGCGGCTCGAGCGAACAGCCCGCGGCCTCCGCCCCTGCGGAGCGCACGGAAGGCGCCGGCACGCATGACGGCGGCGGCGCCCAGCATCAGGACGGCAAGCCCGCCCCGGCACGACGCCGGCGCCGGCGGCGGTCGAGCGCGGGCGGCGCCCCCGCCGCGGGTGCGTGA
- a CDS encoding ferritin-like fold-containing protein, which yields MWQWVERLLGRDRPAGRALRLRSREELATMPRVSFEELAPDVDTFLGQAAYLQLGYFETLSELIATTPQLVQKEAISRAAGAALLKHRELVALIRERGGDPTQVMLPFREPLDAFRDATHGVRPQETLLSVHITAGMLDDFYLALSAGYDETGRRVARILRADNDRQAVVGILSETIASDPEWASLLALWGRRLVGDTLLVARSALRKEGSAAAAERVEPVFTALLGAHAARMTAMGLSS from the coding sequence GTGTGGCAGTGGGTGGAACGGTTGCTGGGCCGAGACCGGCCGGCGGGCAGAGCGCTGCGGCTGCGGTCGCGCGAGGAGCTCGCGACGATGCCGCGCGTCTCCTTCGAGGAGCTCGCGCCGGACGTCGACACCTTCCTCGGTCAGGCGGCCTACCTCCAGCTGGGCTACTTCGAGACCCTCAGCGAGCTGATCGCGACGACGCCGCAGCTCGTGCAGAAGGAGGCGATCTCGCGCGCGGCGGGCGCGGCGCTGCTCAAGCATCGCGAGCTCGTCGCCCTCATCCGTGAGCGCGGCGGCGATCCGACGCAGGTCATGCTGCCCTTCCGAGAGCCTCTCGATGCTTTCCGTGATGCGACGCACGGCGTGCGGCCCCAGGAGACGCTGCTGTCCGTGCACATCACGGCGGGCATGCTCGACGACTTCTACCTCGCCCTGTCCGCAGGGTACGACGAGACGGGGCGCCGGGTGGCCCGCATCCTTCGCGCCGACAACGACCGGCAGGCGGTCGTCGGCATCCTCTCCGAGACGATCGCGTCCGACCCGGAGTGGGCCTCGCTCCTGGCCCTGTGGGGGCGGCGGCTCGTCGGGGACACGCTCTTGGTCGCCCGCTCGGCGCTGCGCAAGGAGGGCTCGGCGGCCGCGGCCGAGCGCGTCGAGCCGGTGTTCACGGCGCTCCTGGGCGCGCACGCGGCGCGCATGACCGCGATGGGGCTGTCGTCCTGA
- a CDS encoding endonuclease domain-containing protein, whose amino-acid sequence MDDRILNVLFQTAGCLGRREALPIWESAAAGGHVDPAELVRVARRSREASALAAAASALSGSGIETVFVMGMSAEGVDVRQQVRVDGHPLDGLIGDRLGIQLDGFAHHRAAQRRGDLRADARLVLRGFTLLRFDYHQVMFDGDHVRATVLMAMAQGLHRAR is encoded by the coding sequence GTGGACGATCGCATCCTGAACGTGCTGTTCCAGACCGCCGGATGTCTGGGGCGCCGCGAGGCGCTCCCGATCTGGGAGTCGGCTGCCGCGGGCGGGCACGTCGACCCTGCCGAGCTCGTCCGGGTCGCGCGGCGGAGCCGAGAGGCCAGCGCCCTCGCCGCAGCCGCTTCGGCGCTGTCCGGCTCCGGCATCGAGACCGTGTTCGTCATGGGCATGAGCGCCGAGGGCGTCGATGTGCGGCAACAGGTCCGGGTGGACGGGCATCCTCTCGATGGCCTCATCGGCGATCGCCTCGGCATCCAGCTCGACGGCTTCGCCCACCACCGCGCCGCCCAGCGGCGCGGTGACCTCCGCGCCGACGCACGGCTCGTGCTCCGGGGGTTCACGCTCCTCCGCTTCGACTATCACCAGGTGATGTTCGACGGGGACCACGTGCGAGCGACGGTGCTGATGGCGATGGCGCAGGGCCTGCACCGAGCACGCTGA
- a CDS encoding DUF3107 domain-containing protein — MEIRIGIANTGRELGFETSESADSVKKSVADALADGAPFITFSDDKGSSYLVPTASLAYVELGSDQTRRVGFVA; from the coding sequence GTGGAGATCCGCATCGGCATCGCGAACACCGGCCGCGAACTCGGCTTCGAGACCAGCGAGTCCGCGGACTCCGTGAAGAAGTCGGTCGCCGACGCGCTGGCCGACGGCGCGCCCTTCATCACGTTCAGCGACGACAAGGGCAGCTCCTACCTCGTCCCCACCGCGAGCCTCGCCTACGTCGAGCTCGGCAGCGACCAGACCCGGCGCGTCGGCTTCGTCGCCTGA
- a CDS encoding ATP-dependent DNA helicase yields MDVAPVALDPEQLAVVALRSCAVVVGGPGSGKTTALRALLRRVVDEHGTDAALVLTPSRPTATALRDDLALELGRATSGPWARSIASFAYALVRAEAVRRGEPVPQLLTGGDEDQLIHDLLRGDAEDEAAGFSRWPERLAAPVRSSPAFRAELRVFLAECTMLGITPAALRRRAEMEDRPAWAALASFAIDYAEVRDRMRGAHRDAAGMLREATGILRDVHAPLPPGLRTVLVDDAQELTAGGVELLGALADRGIDVVAFGDPDIGSGAFRGARPENFAALDARWRTRIVLADGHRGTPFQRDAVRRIVSRIGAVGVVAHRRAPEGVDDDGSLRTFVLRSPAEEIDAIARLLRERHVHDRVPWDSCAVIAHDTRQVAALEAELSARSVPARATGAAQSLGELRPVRDLVRCVLAALDPHADADPAELLAAAGLDPVELRRLRAALRKASPEAGRSSAELLRAAFTEPLTLDLLDTRESRAAARLVQTLRLLREQHAAGATAHELLWTVWERSGREQVWAQAARGTGPVAAQADRDLDAVVALFQAAKRHGEREVDAEPVAFLRAVLDSEVAEDRLEAEAPRPRVRVLTPAAAVGAEFDTVVVAGVQDGLWPNTRVRGGLLETWRLGEGEEPDVADRRRAVLHDELRLFARALSRARSRVFVTAVDDDDTGPSPFLELLPPASAPPSAHPLSLRGLVAAHRRTLTEPRASGPARRHAAGQLALLAAAGVPGAEPSEWYGIAEVTSTAPLHDPAAGAVRVSPSRIHDVEECALNWVIGDLGGDPGGATAGIGTLVHAALETAGGGTEQELWAAVEDRWGEIEFESAWRERAERARARDIVRRLHRYVRDVEASGGRLVGAEPHFEVPIALDRGEALLSGYIDRVELTRDGRVVIVDVKTGRREPQTDAKVADHPQLAAYQLAHARGALPETAGLPAGGAKLVVLQPTSASVSYATPTQPPFDAERTEAFLERVGRAVEVMSGTEFAAPYEEHCRDEFSFGVCRIHTIGPVSAS; encoded by the coding sequence GTGGATGTCGCCCCCGTCGCCCTCGATCCCGAGCAGCTCGCCGTCGTGGCGCTGCGCTCGTGCGCCGTCGTCGTGGGCGGCCCGGGAAGCGGCAAGACGACGGCGCTCCGCGCGCTGTTGCGACGCGTCGTCGACGAGCACGGCACCGATGCGGCCCTCGTGCTCACGCCGTCCCGGCCGACGGCCACGGCGCTGCGCGACGACCTCGCGCTCGAGCTCGGGCGGGCGACGAGCGGACCGTGGGCGCGCTCGATCGCGTCGTTCGCGTACGCGCTCGTGCGGGCCGAGGCCGTACGGCGGGGCGAGCCGGTTCCGCAGCTGCTGACGGGCGGCGACGAGGACCAGCTGATCCACGATCTGCTGCGCGGCGACGCAGAGGACGAGGCGGCGGGGTTCTCCCGCTGGCCGGAGCGGCTGGCCGCCCCGGTCCGCTCGAGCCCCGCGTTCCGCGCCGAGCTCCGGGTGTTCCTCGCCGAGTGCACGATGCTCGGGATCACCCCCGCCGCACTGCGTCGTCGCGCCGAGATGGAGGACCGACCCGCCTGGGCGGCGCTCGCCTCGTTCGCAATCGACTACGCGGAGGTGAGGGACCGGATGCGCGGCGCACACCGCGATGCCGCCGGCATGCTCCGTGAGGCCACCGGCATCCTGCGCGACGTCCACGCGCCGCTGCCGCCCGGGCTGCGCACCGTTCTCGTGGACGATGCGCAGGAGCTGACGGCGGGCGGCGTGGAGCTGCTCGGCGCCCTGGCCGATCGCGGCATCGACGTCGTGGCGTTCGGCGACCCCGACATCGGCTCGGGTGCGTTCCGCGGCGCACGGCCCGAGAACTTCGCCGCTCTCGACGCGCGATGGCGCACGCGGATCGTGCTGGCAGACGGGCACCGCGGCACCCCGTTCCAGCGCGATGCCGTCCGCCGGATCGTCTCGCGTATCGGTGCGGTCGGCGTCGTCGCGCACCGTCGAGCGCCCGAGGGCGTGGACGACGACGGGTCGCTGCGGACCTTCGTGCTGCGTTCGCCGGCCGAGGAGATCGACGCCATCGCCCGGCTGCTCCGCGAGCGGCATGTGCACGACCGCGTGCCCTGGGACTCGTGCGCGGTGATCGCGCACGACACGCGCCAGGTCGCCGCCCTCGAAGCCGAGCTGTCCGCGCGGTCGGTGCCGGCTCGCGCGACGGGCGCCGCGCAGTCCCTCGGCGAGCTGCGGCCGGTGCGCGACCTCGTGCGATGCGTCCTCGCCGCCCTCGACCCGCACGCGGACGCCGACCCCGCGGAGCTCCTCGCGGCGGCGGGTCTGGACCCGGTGGAGCTGCGGCGGCTGCGTGCTGCACTGCGCAAGGCGTCCCCGGAGGCGGGACGATCATCCGCGGAGCTGCTGCGCGCGGCGTTCACGGAGCCGCTCACGCTCGACCTGCTCGACACGCGGGAGTCGCGTGCCGCGGCGCGGCTGGTGCAGACGCTGCGGCTGCTGCGCGAGCAGCACGCGGCGGGGGCGACCGCGCACGAGCTGCTCTGGACGGTGTGGGAGCGCAGCGGCCGCGAGCAGGTCTGGGCCCAGGCCGCCCGCGGCACGGGGCCGGTCGCCGCGCAGGCGGACCGTGATCTGGACGCCGTCGTCGCGCTGTTCCAGGCCGCGAAACGTCACGGCGAGCGAGAGGTCGATGCCGAGCCCGTGGCGTTCCTTCGGGCCGTGCTCGACAGCGAGGTCGCGGAGGACCGGCTCGAGGCCGAGGCGCCGCGTCCGCGCGTACGGGTGCTGACGCCCGCGGCGGCGGTCGGCGCCGAGTTCGACACCGTGGTCGTGGCGGGCGTGCAGGACGGCCTGTGGCCGAACACGCGCGTGCGCGGCGGTCTGCTCGAGACCTGGCGCCTCGGCGAGGGGGAGGAGCCGGATGTCGCCGACCGCCGCCGCGCCGTGCTGCACGACGAGCTCCGCCTGTTCGCCCGCGCGCTCTCGCGTGCGCGTTCGCGGGTCTTCGTGACGGCGGTCGACGACGACGACACGGGTCCGAGCCCCTTCCTGGAGCTTCTCCCGCCCGCGTCCGCGCCGCCCAGCGCGCATCCGCTGTCCTTGCGAGGGCTCGTGGCCGCACACCGCCGCACGCTGACCGAGCCGCGAGCGTCGGGACCGGCTCGACGCCACGCGGCGGGGCAGCTCGCCCTGCTCGCCGCAGCGGGTGTTCCCGGTGCGGAGCCGAGCGAGTGGTACGGCATCGCCGAGGTCACCAGCACGGCGCCGCTGCACGATCCGGCTGCGGGCGCCGTGCGCGTCTCGCCGTCCCGCATCCACGACGTGGAGGAGTGCGCGCTCAACTGGGTGATCGGAGATCTCGGCGGCGACCCCGGGGGTGCGACGGCGGGGATCGGAACGCTGGTCCACGCGGCGCTCGAGACGGCCGGCGGCGGCACGGAGCAGGAGCTGTGGGCGGCGGTGGAGGATCGCTGGGGCGAGATCGAGTTCGAGTCCGCGTGGCGCGAGCGCGCCGAGCGGGCCCGTGCACGCGACATCGTTCGCCGCCTCCACCGATACGTGCGCGACGTCGAGGCCTCCGGTGGCCGGCTGGTGGGCGCCGAACCGCACTTCGAGGTGCCGATCGCGCTCGACCGGGGCGAGGCGCTGCTGAGCGGGTACATCGATCGCGTCGAGCTCACGCGCGACGGCCGTGTCGTCATCGTCGACGTCAAGACCGGCCGACGCGAGCCGCAGACCGACGCGAAGGTCGCCGACCATCCGCAGCTCGCGGCCTATCAGCTCGCCCATGCGCGTGGCGCGCTGCCGGAGACGGCGGGCCTGCCGGCGGGCGGGGCCAAGCTCGTCGTGCTGCAGCCGACCTCGGCCTCCGTCTCGTATGCGACCCCGACCCAGCCTCCGTTCGACGCGGAGCGGACGGAGGCGTTCCTCGAGCGCGTCGGCCGCGCCGTCGAGGTCATGAGCGGCACCGAGTTCGCGGCTCCCTACGAGGAGCACTGCCGTGACGAGTTCTCGTTCGGCGTCTGCCGGATCCACACGATCGGGCCGGTGAGCGCCTCATGA